ACTTCACGTTCGGGTTCTTGATCGCGAAGCCCGCGCCCATCATGTTGTTCTCGACGTAGTCGATCTCGCTGCCCTCGAGGTAGGGCACGCTGAGCTTGTCGACGTAGACCTTGATGCCCTGGGCCTCGACGACCTTGTCGTCCGGGCTCTGCTGGTCCTCCCAGCCGAGCTCGTAGGACATGCCGGAGCAGCCGCCGCCGACGATGCGGATCCGGAGC
This region of Candidatus Methylomirabilota bacterium genomic DNA includes:
- a CDS encoding iron-sulfur cluster assembly accessory protein encodes the protein MVTMTETAAKKISELKLEEGKPAWGLRIRIVGGGCSGMSYELGWEDQQSPDDKVVEAQGIKVYVDKLSVPYLEGSEIDYVENNMMGAGFAIKNPNVKSSCGCGQSHRF